The following are encoded in a window of Brevibacillus ruminantium genomic DNA:
- a CDS encoding aspartyl-phosphate phosphatase Spo0E family protein: MVAILSDKEVPLSYLVQGMSPGGALHATQTKYGTELAVQPGDTLFQTVEDLRRQLVLLVQETGSFTNESVVKLSQLLDQHVYEIQLRKYKHIEKNLCSS; this comes from the coding sequence ATGGTAGCAATTTTAAGTGATAAAGAGGTTCCTCTCTCTTACCTCGTCCAAGGAATGTCTCCAGGGGGAGCGCTGCATGCAACTCAAACCAAGTACGGTACAGAGCTGGCAGTTCAGCCCGGAGACACCCTTTTTCAAACGGTGGAGGACTTGAGACGACAACTTGTTCTGTTGGTCCAAGAAACAGGGAGTTTTACGAATGAGTCAGTAGTAAAATTAAGTCAGCTCCTGGACCAGCATGTGTATGAAATACAGTTGCGAAAATATAAGCATATAGAGAAGAATCTTTGTTCTTCATAA
- a CDS encoding helix-turn-helix domain-containing protein, translating into MSIVGQRIKYLRERCKWSQIQLAEKLGIHNTVLSRIESGEKKSVDNYLISKAADVFEVTTDFLLGKTDNPAPYWTKKVTISEEHASYLDVEGLTDAEIEEVKKHIAYLKWKALHPEK; encoded by the coding sequence ATGTCAATTGTCGGTCAACGGATTAAATACCTGCGGGAAAGATGCAAATGGTCCCAAATCCAATTGGCCGAGAAGCTGGGCATCCATAATACCGTACTGTCCCGGATTGAGTCAGGGGAGAAGAAAAGCGTGGATAACTACCTGATATCCAAAGCGGCAGACGTCTTTGAGGTGACAACCGACTTTTTGCTGGGAAAAACGGACAACCCTGCTCCGTATTGGACAAAGAAAGTGACGATATCAGAAGAACATGCCTCGTACCTGGATGTAGAGGGGCTTACAGACGCAGAAATAGAAGAAGTGAAAAAGCATATTGCCTACCTCAAGTGGAAAGCTCTTCATCCCGAAAAATAA
- a CDS encoding stalk domain-containing protein — MHISKRVLIGSLAGALLFTGGMLAGSNSAVAKKAAESIRVNFANIKLIANGKEIQNKAEPFTYNGNVYVPAATIANMFGIAQTWDNSTPAVRFESADRVASAPQYAGMQGQQNYPHPLDYVYALRPKFEKVVNIVNNKELVIPKMENDGTLTPISRMVHADMFYMLETNSQGTFINGYQIDKVKIEISKLFSRKIEPVTGSLSFNEETREFTEKMLNLDSNNNLKLVGIKIYGISDENVITKKHELLTQ, encoded by the coding sequence TTGCATATTTCAAAAAGAGTGTTGATCGGAAGCTTGGCAGGAGCGTTATTGTTCACAGGAGGAATGCTGGCTGGAAGCAATAGCGCCGTTGCCAAAAAAGCAGCGGAATCGATTCGGGTCAACTTTGCCAATATCAAGCTCATCGCCAACGGCAAAGAGATTCAGAACAAGGCAGAGCCATTTACATACAATGGCAACGTGTATGTTCCGGCCGCTACCATTGCCAATATGTTTGGAATTGCTCAAACATGGGATAACAGTACGCCTGCGGTCCGTTTTGAAAGTGCTGACCGGGTAGCCAGCGCACCGCAGTATGCTGGAATGCAGGGGCAGCAGAATTACCCCCATCCTTTGGATTATGTATATGCGCTGCGTCCCAAGTTCGAAAAGGTTGTGAATATCGTAAATAACAAAGAACTTGTCATTCCGAAAATGGAAAACGACGGGACCTTGACCCCCATCTCACGGATGGTTCACGCAGACATGTTTTATATGTTAGAAACCAATTCCCAAGGGACATTCATTAACGGGTATCAGATTGACAAGGTGAAAATTGAAATATCGAAGTTATTTTCCCGCAAGATCGAACCGGTTACAGGCAGCCTTTCTTTCAACGAGGAAACTCGGGAATTCACCGAGAAAATGTTAAATCTAGACAGCAATAACAATCTCAAGCTTGTCGGAATAAAAATATACGGCATTAGCGATGAAAACGTGATCACCAAGAAGCATGAGTTGCTTACTCAGTAA
- a CDS encoding AbrB/MazE/SpoVT family DNA-binding domain-containing protein → MKATGVVRKVDELGRIVLPKELRDIFNINIKDPLEIYVDGEQIILKKYEPACVFCGSAGMTTYFKGKLVCSNCTSEAKGID, encoded by the coding sequence GTGAAAGCTACTGGAGTTGTGCGGAAAGTGGATGAGTTGGGACGTATTGTTCTGCCAAAGGAGCTTCGGGACATCTTTAATATCAACATAAAAGATCCACTCGAAATCTATGTGGACGGAGAGCAAATCATCTTGAAAAAGTACGAGCCTGCTTGTGTGTTTTGCGGCAGCGCCGGTATGACAACCTACTTCAAAGGCAAGCTGGTGTGCTCGAACTGTACGAGCGAAGCGAAAGGAATCGACTGA
- a CDS encoding WYL domain-containing protein, whose protein sequence is MINEMKKYLSAGQLVEIIYQDRSGKISKRTLRLQAIIGSKIKAYCLTRRAPRVFDIENILAVSPAGIVKKSG, encoded by the coding sequence ATGATTAATGAAATGAAGAAATACCTGTCTGCGGGTCAGTTGGTGGAGATCATCTACCAGGACCGATCCGGAAAAATCAGTAAGCGCACACTGCGCCTGCAAGCGATCATCGGCTCGAAGATTAAAGCATATTGCCTGACACGACGGGCGCCACGTGTTTTCGATATAGAGAATATCCTGGCTGTGTCTCCAGCAGGAATCGTCAAAAAAAGCGGTTGA
- a CDS encoding L,D-transpeptidase, translated as MPSYQIRISINALRLDLYDGNRLVRSFPVGLGKLATSTPHGDFTIISKVPYPNSYPGGPLSVFGTYWLGLSKPHYGIHGTNNPASIGHYVSHGCIRMYNQDVNTLARLVPIGTPVKIRQN; from the coding sequence ATACCGTCCTACCAGATACGCATCTCAATCAACGCGCTGCGCCTGGACCTGTATGACGGCAATCGACTGGTCCGCTCTTTCCCGGTCGGCCTGGGGAAGCTGGCCACCTCTACCCCTCACGGCGACTTTACGATCATCAGCAAGGTTCCGTACCCTAATTCCTATCCGGGGGGCCCGCTTTCTGTTTTTGGCACCTATTGGCTGGGGCTTAGCAAACCCCACTATGGCATTCACGGTACGAACAACCCGGCATCGATCGGCCACTATGTGTCACACGGATGCATACGAATGTACAACCAGGACGTAAATACCCTGGCCAGATTAGTGCCCATCGGTACGCCCGTCAAAATCAGGCAGAATTAA
- a CDS encoding DUF7916 family protein yields MVSKRLLDCTASDFAQMTGQDLKQAIKASEGRSLIAEVISATPPLYPSVTNAELAAAFGADMILLNFFDVQSPCIKGLPDCRPKEVVHLLKRLTGRPVGLNLEPVDPHARQAEELSVLPPGRLATAETFSLAKQLGFDFVCLTGNPKTGVTNSEIEGAIRTARAVMGAEMLVIAGKMHGAGVEGETGGCLVAEEAIQRFAEAGADIILLPSPGTIPGITLDVAKKLVDLVHAQGAMALLATGTSQEGSDEATIRQIALHSKMAGADLYHIGDAGYSGIAIPENIMHYSITVRGKRHTYVRMASSVIR; encoded by the coding sequence ATGGTCAGCAAGCGATTACTGGATTGCACGGCATCTGACTTTGCGCAGATGACCGGGCAGGATTTGAAACAAGCGATCAAAGCATCCGAGGGACGCAGCCTGATAGCCGAAGTCATCAGCGCCACCCCGCCCCTCTATCCCAGCGTGACCAATGCGGAGCTGGCTGCAGCTTTTGGCGCGGACATGATCCTGCTCAATTTCTTTGACGTACAATCTCCTTGCATAAAAGGGCTGCCGGACTGCCGGCCGAAGGAAGTAGTGCACCTGCTAAAACGGCTGACTGGCAGACCGGTTGGACTCAATCTGGAACCGGTTGATCCGCACGCCAGACAAGCGGAAGAGCTTTCCGTGCTCCCGCCGGGCAGACTGGCTACTGCGGAAACCTTTTCGCTGGCGAAACAGTTGGGCTTTGATTTTGTCTGTCTGACCGGGAATCCCAAAACAGGGGTGACCAACAGCGAAATTGAGGGAGCGATCCGTACCGCCCGTGCAGTGATGGGCGCAGAAATGCTGGTGATCGCGGGGAAAATGCATGGGGCTGGTGTAGAAGGAGAAACGGGTGGTTGTCTGGTGGCAGAGGAGGCGATTCAACGCTTTGCGGAAGCAGGAGCGGATATCATCCTGCTTCCTTCTCCCGGCACCATTCCCGGTATCACACTGGATGTCGCCAAAAAGCTGGTGGATCTGGTCCATGCACAAGGGGCTATGGCTCTGTTGGCGACGGGAACCAGTCAGGAAGGCTCCGATGAAGCGACCATTCGTCAAATCGCCCTTCACAGCAAAATGGCCGGCGCCGATCTGTATCACATCGGAGATGCCGGGTACAGCGGGATTGCGATCCCGGAAAATATCATGCATTACTCCATAACCGTCCGGGGCAAGCGCCACACGTATGTCCGCATGGCCTCGTCGGTTATCCGTTAG
- a CDS encoding helix-turn-helix domain-containing protein, whose protein sequence is MALQENLQSSLRLEIERKQRQYGYTLSKLSKLSGINHGHLSDIFRGNRPMTIGQLDALAVVFGQSPGWLYQLYVDECFTNERVSRPRVMRYLIRCAEIGEQSCVEQVVSKLLDNRKNVDILFSVAEKLFESGKRKESIPFYQFVVDSEKDSHSDRFVISQYRLFRAMQGENMEENWRAIIRFEPYRNRLPENYQLDGLLHLANACFMLQEWKKVEKYADELRSLAMRVYQEELSKRKNGKICGPLRTERHLVVYYGQGFLAKGVALQMQGLYREAKLYVKGYADLGWFELLDGTGYREVEKFKIWAKANSYTYDLLMGQTNVLPEYLEFLAKHPEEIPAGLLTIMEAASKYDILINPVLEQYAEEIERFYNYNDQVNISRQYQFRYHKMIYELKNGFISNAIEEILYCLDLSDKLRNQQAFKRCTALFWEYRQQATEKQKRIYHEIIGRYTE, encoded by the coding sequence ATGGCCCTGCAAGAAAATTTGCAAAGCTCGTTGCGGTTAGAAATCGAGAGGAAGCAAAGGCAGTACGGTTATACGTTAAGTAAACTAAGTAAATTGTCCGGCATTAATCATGGACATTTGAGTGATATTTTTCGTGGTAATCGACCGATGACTATAGGACAGCTTGACGCTTTAGCGGTGGTTTTTGGGCAGTCTCCTGGATGGCTCTATCAGTTGTACGTAGATGAGTGTTTTACAAACGAAAGAGTATCGCGTCCCCGCGTGATGCGTTATCTGATACGATGCGCCGAGATTGGTGAACAGAGCTGTGTGGAACAGGTTGTCTCAAAATTACTGGATAATCGAAAAAATGTGGACATTCTCTTTTCAGTGGCAGAAAAGTTATTTGAGAGCGGAAAGCGTAAAGAGTCTATCCCTTTCTATCAATTCGTAGTTGATAGTGAAAAAGATAGTCATTCTGATCGTTTTGTAATCAGTCAGTACCGATTGTTTCGGGCGATGCAAGGGGAAAACATGGAGGAAAATTGGAGAGCTATTATTCGCTTTGAGCCTTATCGAAATCGATTGCCGGAAAATTATCAATTGGACGGGCTGCTTCATTTGGCAAATGCATGTTTTATGTTACAAGAATGGAAGAAAGTTGAGAAGTATGCTGATGAGTTAAGATCACTAGCCATGAGGGTTTACCAAGAAGAGTTGAGTAAGCGAAAAAACGGTAAAATCTGTGGGCCTCTTCGAACGGAACGTCACCTGGTTGTGTATTATGGACAAGGATTCCTTGCAAAAGGCGTCGCGTTACAAATGCAAGGGTTGTATAGGGAAGCAAAGCTATATGTGAAAGGCTATGCCGATCTAGGATGGTTCGAGTTATTGGATGGCACGGGGTATAGAGAGGTTGAAAAGTTTAAAATTTGGGCAAAGGCCAATTCGTACACCTATGATTTGCTGATGGGGCAAACCAATGTTTTGCCTGAATACTTAGAGTTTCTAGCGAAGCATCCTGAGGAAATACCAGCCGGACTTTTAACGATTATGGAGGCGGCTAGTAAGTACGATATATTGATTAATCCTGTTTTAGAACAATATGCCGAAGAAATTGAGCGTTTTTATAACTACAATGACCAAGTTAATATTAGTAGACAATATCAATTCCGTTATCATAAAATGATATATGAGTTAAAAAATGGGTTTATCTCCAATGCAATAGAAGAAATATTATACTGTCTGGACCTATCGGATAAGCTGAGGAATCAACAAGCATTCAAAAGATGTACAGCATTGTTCTGGGAATACCGTCAACAAGCAACAGAGAAACAAAAACGAATATATCATGAAATAATTGGGAGGTACACAGAATGA
- a CDS encoding DoxX family protein, giving the protein MESSFDRRTEWGLLLVRVVVGISFVLHGLSKFQMGLDQVAGWFASMGIPGFLAYAVAFVELIGGIGLILGAGTRVWAALLAVVIAVATFKVKIANGFLGGESGPGYELELLLLAMLLLLVLAKRSAFSLDHVFASKARTHK; this is encoded by the coding sequence ATGGAAAGTTCATTCGATCGACGCACGGAGTGGGGACTCTTGCTGGTGCGTGTGGTTGTCGGGATATCATTTGTCTTGCACGGATTGTCCAAATTTCAGATGGGGCTTGATCAAGTAGCTGGTTGGTTTGCAAGCATGGGCATTCCCGGTTTTTTGGCCTACGCAGTTGCGTTTGTGGAGCTGATTGGCGGCATCGGCTTGATTCTCGGGGCAGGGACCCGGGTCTGGGCTGCATTATTGGCCGTCGTCATCGCCGTGGCTACATTCAAGGTAAAGATTGCTAATGGCTTTTTGGGCGGAGAGAGCGGTCCCGGCTATGAACTGGAGCTCCTGCTTCTGGCGATGCTGCTGCTTCTGGTTCTTGCCAAGCGTTCTGCCTTTTCGCTTGATCACGTATTTGCAAGCAAGGCTCGCACCCACAAGTAA
- a CDS encoding HPr family phosphocarrier protein → MIQFEVIIKAEGGLHARPAALLVNCVAQSQSKVFLIRKQDQKRVDARSILGIMTLGTVQGDQLLIEIDGPDEAQVSEAIRELFEES, encoded by the coding sequence ATGATCCAGTTTGAGGTCATCATCAAAGCGGAGGGCGGACTGCATGCACGTCCGGCTGCCCTCCTCGTCAATTGTGTCGCCCAATCACAGTCAAAAGTATTCCTGATTCGCAAGCAGGATCAAAAGCGGGTCGACGCAAGAAGCATCCTGGGCATTATGACGCTGGGTACGGTTCAAGGAGATCAGCTTTTGATTGAAATTGACGGACCCGATGAGGCGCAAGTGTCCGAGGCGATTCGGGAATTGTTTGAAGAGTCGTAG
- a CDS encoding winged helix-turn-helix transcriptional regulator produces the protein MKQSSLCPKFEKGMQLLGKRWTGLILHQLLLGPQRFCAIEEALPISGRLLSERLKDLEKEGMVHRHVYTDSAPIRVEYSLTEKGQALKPVLLGIEQWSQTWMELDDHTSL, from the coding sequence ATGAAGCAGTCCTCTCTCTGTCCGAAGTTTGAAAAAGGTATGCAGCTCCTGGGGAAGCGCTGGACGGGTTTGATTCTGCATCAACTGCTTTTGGGCCCCCAGCGATTTTGTGCGATTGAAGAGGCGCTTCCCATCAGCGGAAGACTATTGTCTGAGCGTTTGAAGGATTTGGAAAAGGAAGGAATGGTACATCGACATGTGTACACCGATTCCGCGCCAATCCGGGTAGAGTATTCGCTTACGGAAAAGGGGCAAGCCCTTAAACCGGTTCTTCTGGGGATTGAGCAATGGTCTCAGACGTGGATGGAGCTGGATGATCATACATCGCTGTGA
- a CDS encoding PTS sugar transporter subunit IIA has product MLRSFFSRKKQQQELTLLAPLTGQVIPLEKVPDPVFAQRVAGDGVAILPSEGLLLSPLNGTVTHLFPTYHAIALTSESGLEILLHIGIDTVKLKGSGFTAHVGKGDKVNAGDKLISFDLEVLRKAGCPIVTPIVITNMELVMQQMIVAPAHVQAGQESLLKVVVKGGSS; this is encoded by the coding sequence ATGTTACGCAGTTTCTTTTCCCGGAAAAAACAGCAGCAAGAATTGACGCTCCTCGCCCCGCTGACAGGCCAGGTCATTCCTTTGGAAAAAGTACCTGATCCCGTCTTTGCCCAAAGGGTGGCGGGGGACGGCGTTGCCATTTTGCCCAGCGAAGGTCTGCTGCTGTCTCCCCTGAACGGGACCGTCACTCACCTGTTCCCAACCTATCACGCCATAGCCCTGACGAGCGAAAGCGGCTTGGAAATTTTGCTTCACATCGGAATCGATACAGTCAAATTGAAAGGAAGCGGATTTACCGCCCATGTAGGCAAAGGGGACAAAGTAAACGCCGGCGACAAGCTGATTTCCTTTGACCTGGAGGTTCTGCGAAAAGCCGGTTGCCCGATCGTTACCCCGATTGTCATTACAAACATGGAGCTGGTGATGCAACAAATGATTGTGGCTCCCGCCCATGTACAGGCAGGACAGGAATCACTGTTAAAAGTCGTGGTCAAAGGAGGCTCATCATGA
- the pdaA gene encoding delta-lactam-biosynthetic de-N-acetylase yields the protein MLLSLFTLQAAAYQEVPHHFGFKKSKGGQLPSIDQEGFKNIIDKHGAIFTGDTSKKELFLTFDNGYENGYTARILDTLKEKKVPAIFFVTGHYVKDQPELLKRMRAEGHLIGNHSWSHPDMTKVANPKIKEELDKVKEAVTQVTGQKEMQFLRPPRGIFSERTLAVSKDLGYTNVFWSIAYKDWDTKTQRGWKYAYDNVTAQLHPGAVILLHSVSKDNADALGSIIDAARKQGYEFKALDQLRPVPPLVTP from the coding sequence TTGCTCTTGTCTCTGTTTACCCTGCAAGCGGCTGCCTACCAGGAGGTTCCCCACCATTTCGGGTTTAAAAAGAGCAAAGGCGGGCAGCTTCCCTCGATTGACCAAGAGGGCTTTAAGAACATTATTGATAAACACGGCGCTATTTTTACGGGAGATACCTCCAAAAAAGAGCTGTTTCTTACGTTTGACAATGGCTATGAAAATGGGTACACCGCCCGCATTCTCGATACGTTGAAGGAAAAAAAGGTACCAGCTATTTTTTTTGTGACCGGTCATTATGTGAAGGATCAGCCAGAATTGCTGAAACGGATGCGTGCCGAGGGACATCTGATCGGTAATCATTCCTGGAGCCATCCCGATATGACCAAAGTAGCCAATCCCAAGATTAAAGAAGAGCTGGACAAGGTAAAAGAAGCCGTCACCCAGGTAACCGGGCAAAAGGAGATGCAGTTTTTGCGTCCGCCTCGGGGAATTTTCAGCGAGCGGACACTGGCCGTTAGCAAAGACTTGGGCTATACCAATGTTTTCTGGTCGATTGCCTACAAGGACTGGGATACGAAGACGCAAAGAGGCTGGAAGTACGCTTACGACAACGTGACGGCCCAGCTCCATCCCGGTGCGGTAATCCTGCTTCATTCCGTTTCCAAGGACAATGCCGACGCTTTGGGCAGTATTATTGATGCAGCACGCAAACAAGGCTATGAATTCAAAGCTCTCGATCAGCTCCGGCCTGTTCCCCCGCTCGTGACCCCTTAG
- a CDS encoding sigma-70 family RNA polymerase sigma factor: MESARVTMEIYHNRKDRLHEDILSADQFSQLYELYFDRVYKYICYRIHDQYEAEDICSQVFETVISKYHSFSAEKAKFDVWLFAIVRNTVTDYYRTRKKRFHFSLDSITELILPKPSPEELAIREDDHQVLFQALAKLRDKERNIIAMKYAAGLKNAEIAVLMGVSESNIGVVVYRSLKKLQKILEAGRFRDE, encoded by the coding sequence TTGGAGAGCGCTCGAGTAACTATGGAAATTTACCACAATAGAAAAGACAGGCTCCATGAGGACATTTTATCCGCAGATCAATTTTCTCAGTTATACGAACTGTACTTCGACCGCGTTTACAAGTATATCTGCTATCGGATTCACGATCAGTACGAAGCGGAAGACATCTGCAGCCAAGTTTTTGAAACGGTCATTTCCAAATACCACAGCTTCTCAGCGGAAAAAGCCAAATTTGATGTATGGCTGTTTGCGATTGTCAGAAATACGGTCACAGATTACTATCGCACCCGGAAAAAAAGATTCCATTTTTCACTGGATTCCATTACCGAGCTGATCCTGCCTAAGCCATCTCCCGAAGAGCTGGCCATTCGGGAGGATGATCATCAGGTATTGTTTCAAGCATTGGCAAAGCTGCGTGATAAAGAACGCAATATCATCGCAATGAAATACGCGGCCGGTCTGAAAAACGCTGAGATTGCCGTGCTCATGGGTGTAAGCGAGTCCAACATCGGTGTTGTGGTCTACAGGAGTTTAAAAAAGTTACAAAAAATCTTGGAGGCAGGTAGGTTCAGGGATGAGTGA
- the nagE gene encoding N-acetylglucosamine-specific PTS transporter subunit IIBC has protein sequence MLAFLQRIGKALMLPVATLPAAALLVSFGLLDYEKNIPLGAALGGFLNQYVAPFLLAGGLAILDNLALIFAVGVAIGLARDAVAALAAVMAYHVLLAILARVPAAMPFIDDNVVLKMGVFGGILAGGVAAYCYNKYHDVKMPEWLGFFSGKRFVPIVTSLSMVVIAFVIGMVWAPIQEVLDAFGNWVVSLGAIGSGIFLFFNRLLIPLGLHHVLNAIAWFQIGSYTDAAGNVVHGDLHRFFAGDPSAGMFMAGFFPIMMFALPGAALAMIHTAKPGKRKLIASVFMAAALSSILTGITEPLEFAFMFAAPILYVVHALLTGISGVIVTSLGIKHGFSFSAGLIDYLVNYHFSTNALLIIPVGLCFAIVYYVLFRIIIVKFNLKTLGREDDDEEHETASANTSIQEKARNVLACIGGKENVVSVDACITRLRLVLKNDKGINEKGLRELGAAGVIKLGQGSVQVVFGTQSEALKDEINKL, from the coding sequence ATGCTGGCTTTTTTGCAACGGATCGGGAAAGCGCTCATGCTCCCGGTCGCGACACTTCCGGCTGCCGCCCTGTTGGTTTCCTTCGGTCTTCTGGATTACGAAAAGAACATCCCGCTCGGGGCGGCATTAGGCGGCTTCCTCAATCAGTACGTCGCACCCTTTTTACTGGCAGGCGGCTTGGCGATCCTCGATAACCTCGCGTTGATTTTCGCCGTAGGCGTCGCCATTGGTCTGGCCCGCGATGCGGTTGCCGCTCTGGCAGCTGTTATGGCCTATCACGTACTGTTGGCGATTTTGGCAAGGGTGCCGGCGGCTATGCCATTCATTGATGACAACGTCGTACTGAAGATGGGAGTGTTTGGCGGGATTCTGGCGGGAGGCGTGGCTGCCTACTGCTATAACAAGTATCACGATGTGAAAATGCCTGAATGGCTGGGATTCTTTAGCGGAAAACGGTTTGTTCCGATCGTTACCTCTCTGAGCATGGTCGTCATTGCTTTTGTAATCGGCATGGTCTGGGCTCCCATTCAAGAAGTACTGGATGCTTTCGGAAACTGGGTGGTCAGCCTGGGAGCGATTGGCTCCGGAATCTTTCTGTTCTTTAACCGGCTGCTCATCCCGCTCGGACTTCACCACGTGCTGAACGCCATCGCCTGGTTTCAGATCGGCTCGTATACCGATGCGGCAGGCAACGTCGTTCATGGCGATTTGCACCGATTCTTTGCCGGTGATCCCTCCGCCGGGATGTTTATGGCTGGCTTCTTCCCGATCATGATGTTTGCCTTGCCGGGTGCCGCTCTGGCGATGATTCACACCGCCAAGCCGGGAAAACGGAAATTGATTGCTTCTGTCTTCATGGCCGCTGCTCTTTCCTCTATCCTCACGGGAATTACGGAGCCGCTCGAATTTGCCTTCATGTTTGCCGCACCAATCCTCTATGTGGTTCACGCCCTCTTGACAGGAATCTCCGGCGTGATCGTGACATCCCTCGGTATCAAGCACGGCTTCAGTTTTTCAGCCGGTCTCATCGACTATCTCGTCAATTATCACTTCTCTACCAACGCACTGCTCATCATTCCTGTCGGTCTTTGCTTTGCCATCGTTTACTACGTCCTGTTCCGCATCATCATCGTAAAGTTCAATCTGAAAACGCTGGGTCGGGAGGATGACGACGAAGAGCATGAAACCGCATCGGCCAACACCAGCATTCAGGAGAAGGCGCGGAATGTGCTGGCCTGCATCGGCGGCAAGGAAAACGTGGTCAGCGTAGACGCCTGCATCACCCGTCTCCGTCTGGTTCTGAAGAATGACAAAGGGATCAATGAAAAAGGGCTGCGGGAGCTGGGAGCAGCCGGGGTAATCAAGCTGGGTCAAGGCAGTGTACAGGTGGTGTTTGGGACACAGTCGGAGGCGTTAAAAGACGAGATCAACAAACTGTAG
- a CDS encoding aspartyl-phosphate phosphatase Spo0E family protein: protein MKKKIKKVDSPKRILKKETSRAEYIVPKNKGKDQEIKQGLKKRYEKAELSKIIEKLRGQLVLLAKEEGLSSNEVVELSQQLDKYIVLFQSRMHEKSVDK, encoded by the coding sequence GTGAAGAAGAAAATAAAAAAGGTTGATTCTCCCAAACGTATCCTGAAAAAAGAAACATCAAGAGCGGAATACATCGTTCCAAAAAATAAAGGCAAGGATCAAGAAATAAAACAGGGATTAAAAAAACGATATGAGAAAGCGGAATTGAGCAAGATTATTGAAAAATTACGAGGACAATTAGTCCTATTAGCAAAAGAGGAGGGTCTATCTAGCAATGAAGTTGTAGAATTAAGTCAGCAACTCGATAAGTATATTGTTTTATTCCAGAGTAGGATGCATGAAAAATCTGTAGATAAGTAA
- a CDS encoding helix-turn-helix domain-containing protein, which yields MERINLKFIARRRIEIGITLKEMAESLGFKNASTYLKYEKGDYDFKANHLPILARKLNCQLRDLFICLYLLL from the coding sequence TTGGAGAGGATAAACCTGAAGTTCATCGCGCGAAGGAGGATCGAAATCGGCATTACGTTAAAAGAGATGGCGGAATCGCTGGGATTTAAAAACGCATCGACGTACCTGAAATACGAAAAGGGGGATTATGATTTCAAGGCAAATCATCTCCCCATACTGGCACGCAAACTGAATTGTCAGCTTCGCGATTTGTTCATTTGTCTATATTTGCTGTTATAA